One part of the Candidatus Paceibacterota bacterium genome encodes these proteins:
- a CDS encoding response regulator, with amino-acid sequence MSIENKKILIIEDDAFFADLVTKKLGKVGAVMSHAGSGEEGLKMAEEGKPQLILCDVLLPGIDGFETVKRLKASESTKMIPIVILSNFGSDDQIKQGQKLGVTTYLIKATVTPEDIIKEAESILK; translated from the coding sequence ATGTCTATAGAAAATAAAAAGATTCTTATTATTGAAGACGATGCATTCTTTGCTGATCTCGTCACGAAAAAGTTAGGGAAAGTTGGAGCGGTCATGTCTCACGCAGGAAGCGGAGAAGAAGGACTCAAGATGGCAGAAGAAGGAAAGCCGCAACTCATTCTCTGTGACGTGCTTCTTCCTGGAATTGACGGATTTGAAACGGTGAAGAGACTCAAAGCCAGCGAATCAACAAAAATGATTCCGATTGTCATCCTTTCAAATTTCGGTTCCGACGATCAGATCAAACAAGGACAAAAACTCGGCGTTACAACATATCTCATTAAGGCAACAGTAACTCCTGAAGATATTATTAAGGAAGCGGAGTCGATACTCAAATAG
- a CDS encoding KH domain-containing protein: MNEQDTQFLEYTVKALVDNPGDVKIVRTVDEMGVLMTLSVNPADMGKIIGRMGNTAKAIRTLLRVVGMKNNARVNLKINEPEGGMKKEYPSQTPNMKSVDEAMADLKI, encoded by the coding sequence ATGAACGAACAAGACACGCAGTTTCTCGAGTACACAGTGAAGGCTTTAGTAGACAATCCAGGGGACGTAAAGATTGTGCGAACGGTGGATGAGATGGGAGTTCTCATGACTCTCTCTGTCAATCCAGCGGACATGGGAAAGATCATCGGACGAATGGGTAATACTGCAAAGGCTATTCGAACATTACTGCGAGTTGTCGGAATGAAGAATAATGCTCGAGTAAATTTGAAGATCAATGAGCCGGAAGGAGGAATGAAAAAAGAATACCCCTCTCAAACCCCGAATATGAAAAGTGTTGATGAAGCTATGGCGGATTTGAAGATCTAA
- a CDS encoding AAA family ATPase, with amino-acid sequence MLEIPIQQSKTKFHQHRIRQYLQLLRSKPQFCYTFTMKDLIILSGAPGSGKSTIAELLQKELQCPYIDFGWLREFHLKPDWSDASEKEEGIAFDNLVYILRNYIKNGYKNILVSDLTDERVQMCPELFSKDNFVILSLVVDSDKELKNRITIRNSGFVNTEKALAWNQKLKERKLLKNEYKIDNTENDPRATFQKVLKIIQS; translated from the coding sequence ATGCTGGAAATCCCGATCCAACAGTCCAAAACAAAATTCCACCAGCATCGAATCCGCCAATACCTCCAGCTCCTGCGGTCTAAACCTCAATTCTGTTATACTTTTACTATGAAAGACTTGATTATTCTCTCTGGTGCTCCAGGAAGCGGCAAATCGACTATCGCGGAACTTCTTCAGAAAGAACTTCAGTGTCCCTATATTGATTTTGGCTGGCTTCGTGAATTTCATTTGAAACCAGATTGGAGTGATGCTAGTGAAAAAGAAGAGGGAATTGCTTTCGACAATCTAGTCTACATTCTCCGAAATTATATAAAAAATGGATATAAAAACATCCTCGTCTCTGATTTAACAGATGAAAGGGTACAGATGTGTCCAGAATTATTTTCGAAAGATAATTTCGTAATTCTTTCTCTTGTGGTAGATTCCGATAAAGAACTCAAAAACAGAATAACGATTCGTAATAGCGGCTTCGTCAATACAGAGAAAGCTCTCGCTTGGAATCAAAAATTGAAAGAAAGAAAATTATTAAAGAATGAATACAAAATAGATAATACTGAGAATGATCCCAGGGCGACTTTTCAGAAAGTATTGAAAATAATACAAAGTTAG
- a CDS encoding DNA-directed RNA polymerase subunit beta, whose product METSSNVVASPKEKKMEVSVLTVGQRPKKYFGRWKKALTPMPNLVESQVASFKWLMEEGIKEVFKEFSPIKDYSEKKFDLEFTKIELGFPKLDEFESKRKKFSYEAPLKVTVKLKNKILGETKEQEIFMADFPFMTSHGTFIINGVERVIVPQLARSFGVFFTATEIKAKKYFGAKIIPSRGAWVEIETDVDNTFYVRIDRKRKFSLASLLRVMGAPTDEKILALFKGNSTATEYIKNSIEKDPAKSADDSAIEIHKRLRDGDLATPDNAREFIESIFGTERYDLSKVGRFRFNSRFAKSMAEKDIEKRTLTLDDLVTIINHLIVLNTTPGSLPDDIDHLGSRRVRYVGELMQQKIRVGMSQMKRNIQNRMSTIDTNMTLPVHFISPKPLQARLKEFFTTNQLSQFMQQENALTEIEHLRTLSTLGPGGLTRSRAGFEVRDVHPSHYGRLCPIHTPEGPNIGLILRLALYSRINDFGMIETPYAKVKNGKITDEVLYLNALEEEKFNIAHAATNYDEEGNILDEKVEVRIEGDPGLVDKNKVDFIDVATNQAFSVATSLIPFLNHDDANRALMGSNMQKQATPCILPEAPLVATGIEAKAVRDTGRLVIASEEGTVTHVDADRVVVKNTKGKEQETRLVHFSRTNGFTSFHQRPAVNVGQKVKKGDVLVDTSSSDAGEMALGQNILVAFMSWSGSNYEDAIILSERLVRESKFSSVHIEEFTVNVRDTKLGPEITTHDIPNVGEAKLKNLDEEGIIRVGAEVRPGDILVGKITPKGETQLTPEERLLRSLFGEKARDVKDTSKRIENGKRGRVIGVQVFSREKGDKLESGIIKKIHIEVAQLRSVSVGDKLAGRHGNKGVISKILPIEDMPHMEDGTPIDIILTPLGVPSRMNLGQILELHLGLAAHTLNYQAVVPPFAGATHAEIKGELKKAGYSEDGKMKLYDGRTGMAFEQNIAVGYMYILKLHHMVEDKIHMRSIGPYSLITQQPLGGKAQGGGQRFGEMEVWALLGHGAAHTLREVLTVKSDDIVGRSAAFDAIVKGMPIPEPNIPASFNVLLNNLRGLALDIELKKDKKSLSANSSEK is encoded by the coding sequence ATGGAAACATCTTCAAACGTAGTGGCTAGTCCGAAAGAAAAGAAAATGGAAGTGTCTGTGCTGACAGTTGGACAGAGACCGAAGAAATATTTCGGAAGATGGAAAAAGGCTCTGACCCCTATGCCAAACTTGGTGGAATCCCAAGTGGCTTCTTTCAAGTGGCTCATGGAAGAGGGGATCAAGGAGGTGTTCAAGGAATTTTCTCCAATCAAAGACTATTCGGAAAAGAAATTTGATCTCGAGTTCACAAAAATTGAGCTCGGATTTCCGAAACTCGACGAATTTGAATCAAAACGAAAGAAATTTTCATACGAAGCGCCTCTCAAAGTTACAGTAAAGCTCAAAAATAAGATCCTTGGTGAGACGAAAGAACAGGAAATTTTCATGGCGGACTTTCCATTCATGACAAGCCACGGAACATTCATTATTAACGGTGTAGAGCGTGTTATTGTTCCACAGCTCGCGCGTTCTTTCGGAGTATTTTTCACTGCAACAGAAATCAAGGCCAAGAAATATTTTGGCGCAAAGATCATCCCTTCCCGAGGAGCATGGGTAGAAATTGAAACAGACGTAGACAATACGTTCTATGTTCGCATTGACCGAAAGCGAAAATTCTCCCTTGCATCTCTCCTTCGCGTTATGGGCGCTCCGACAGACGAGAAAATTCTCGCGCTTTTCAAAGGAAATTCCACTGCGACTGAATACATTAAAAACTCAATCGAAAAAGATCCAGCAAAATCTGCTGATGATTCTGCGATTGAAATTCACAAGCGACTTCGAGACGGAGATCTTGCAACACCTGACAACGCGCGAGAATTTATCGAATCTATTTTCGGAACAGAACGATACGATCTCTCGAAAGTGGGACGATTCCGATTCAACAGCCGATTTGCAAAGAGCATGGCGGAAAAAGATATCGAAAAGAGAACCCTTACTCTCGATGATCTTGTTACCATCATCAATCACCTTATTGTATTGAACACAACTCCCGGCTCTCTTCCAGATGATATCGATCACCTCGGTTCCCGACGTGTTCGATATGTGGGAGAGCTTATGCAACAGAAAATTCGTGTTGGAATGAGCCAGATGAAACGAAATATTCAAAACAGGATGTCTACTATAGACACGAACATGACGCTTCCTGTGCATTTTATTTCTCCAAAACCGCTTCAAGCTCGACTTAAGGAATTCTTCACGACCAACCAGCTCTCACAATTTATGCAGCAGGAAAATGCGCTCACGGAAATCGAGCATCTTCGAACCCTTTCCACGCTCGGTCCCGGCGGTCTTACTCGTTCTCGAGCAGGATTCGAAGTTCGAGACGTGCACCCTTCGCACTACGGAAGACTTTGTCCTATCCACACCCCAGAAGGTCCGAACATCGGTCTTATCTTGCGCCTCGCTCTCTATTCTCGAATCAATGATTTCGGAATGATCGAGACTCCTTATGCGAAAGTAAAGAATGGAAAGATCACTGACGAAGTTTTGTATTTGAACGCTCTCGAAGAGGAGAAATTTAATATTGCTCACGCTGCGACTAACTATGACGAAGAGGGAAATATTCTCGACGAAAAAGTTGAAGTTCGCATCGAAGGAGATCCGGGTCTTGTAGATAAAAATAAAGTTGATTTTATTGACGTGGCAACGAATCAGGCATTTTCTGTTGCAACCTCCCTTATTCCATTCCTAAACCACGATGATGCAAACCGAGCGCTCATGGGTTCGAACATGCAGAAGCAGGCAACTCCTTGTATCTTGCCTGAAGCTCCGCTTGTTGCGACTGGAATTGAGGCAAAAGCAGTTCGAGACACAGGACGACTTGTCATCGCGAGTGAAGAAGGAACAGTTACTCACGTAGATGCTGATCGAGTTGTCGTCAAAAATACAAAAGGAAAAGAGCAAGAAACTCGGCTTGTGCATTTCTCACGAACAAACGGATTTACTTCTTTCCACCAAAGACCAGCAGTGAATGTCGGTCAAAAAGTGAAGAAAGGAGATGTGCTCGTTGATACCTCTTCTTCCGATGCGGGGGAGATGGCTCTTGGACAAAATATTCTTGTTGCCTTCATGTCATGGAGTGGTAGCAACTACGAAGACGCTATCATTCTTTCTGAAAGACTGGTGCGAGAGAGTAAATTCAGCTCTGTCCACATCGAGGAATTTACCGTAAACGTCCGCGACACCAAACTCGGTCCCGAAATTACCACCCACGATATTCCAAACGTCGGAGAAGCGAAACTCAAGAATCTTGATGAAGAAGGAATTATCCGCGTTGGTGCAGAAGTACGCCCTGGCGATATTCTTGTTGGTAAAATTACTCCAAAAGGTGAGACACAGCTTACTCCTGAAGAAAGACTTCTTCGATCACTCTTCGGTGAAAAGGCTCGAGACGTCAAAGACACTTCAAAGAGAATTGAAAACGGAAAGCGGGGACGTGTTATCGGCGTACAAGTATTCTCCCGAGAAAAAGGAGACAAGCTTGAATCTGGAATCATAAAGAAAATCCATATTGAAGTTGCACAGCTTCGAAGCGTGTCTGTGGGAGACAAGCTTGCAGGACGACACGGAAACAAAGGAGTTATTTCAAAGATTCTTCCTATCGAGGATATGCCGCACATGGAAGATGGAACTCCGATCGATATTATTTTGACTCCTCTTGGTGTGCCATCACGTATGAACTTGGGACAGATTCTCGAGCTTCACCTCGGACTTGCTGCGCATACTTTGAATTACCAAGCAGTTGTTCCTCCATTTGCCGGAGCGACTCACGCTGAAATCAAAGGAGAGCTCAAAAAGGCAGGATACAGCGAGGATGGAAAGATGAAGCTCTATGACGGACGAACTGGAATGGCATTCGAGCAAAATATTGCAGTCGGATACATGTACATCTTGAAACTTCACCATATGGTGGAAGACAAGATCCATATGCGTTCAATCGGTCCCTACTCTCTCATTACCCAACAGCCTCTTGGAGGAAAGGCACAGGGAGGAGGCCAGCGATTTGGAGAAATGGAAGTCTGGGCGCTCCTTGGTCACGGTGCCGCTCATACTCTGCGCGAGGTGTTGACCGTAAAATCAGATGATATTGTAGGACGTTCTGCTGCATTCGATGCAATCGTGAAGGGCATGCCAATTCCAGAACCGAATATTCCTGCTTCATTCAACGTGCTCCTCAACAACCTTCGAGGACTCGCGCTTGATATCGAACTCAAAAAAGACAAAAAATCATTATCAGCTAATTCATCAGAGAAGTAA
- a CDS encoding helix-turn-helix domain-containing protein, translated as MKPENIALACGLTEKSAKAYAALISLNEATMAEIAVASGIKRTTLYSLLPELENSGAIFEILRGKRTYWKAIAPEELAKLAEEKIQDAMAMQGHDSVQKKRNPLPRISFLSGPAGFKKVWNMLFESKEREYLIITDGRSFLDFVKEKYILDDIIDKKKKLGIKSRQIITDTIYARKITKKDISENRVSRLLPEKHGIFSSTEIISTKFVAFLARRYEGSLFIVEDQKFAEARKILFETLWDSLPSPE; from the coding sequence ATGAAGCCAGAAAATATAGCTCTCGCCTGCGGGCTCACAGAGAAATCAGCTAAAGCTTATGCCGCGCTTATTTCTCTTAATGAAGCGACTATGGCGGAAATTGCCGTAGCATCGGGAATAAAACGAACGACCCTCTATTCCCTTCTTCCGGAACTTGAGAATTCTGGGGCAATCTTTGAAATACTTCGGGGTAAAAGAACGTATTGGAAAGCAATCGCCCCAGAAGAGCTCGCGAAATTGGCGGAAGAAAAAATCCAAGACGCAATGGCGATGCAAGGACACGATTCGGTTCAAAAAAAGCGAAATCCCCTCCCCCGTATTTCTTTTCTTTCCGGGCCAGCGGGATTCAAAAAAGTTTGGAATATGCTATTTGAGTCGAAGGAGCGGGAGTATCTCATTATCACCGATGGACGAAGCTTTCTGGATTTTGTGAAAGAAAAATATATTTTAGACGACATTATCGACAAAAAAAAGAAGTTAGGGATCAAAAGCAGACAGATTATTACTGATACAATCTATGCAAGAAAGATTACCAAGAAGGACATTTCTGAAAACCGCGTTTCTCGGCTCCTTCCGGAAAAACACGGGATATTTTCTTCTACTGAAATTATTTCGACTAAATTTGTGGCTTTTCTTGCACGGAGATACGAGGGTTCCCTTTTCATTGTAGAAGATCAGAAATTCGCAGAAGCCAGAAAAATACTTTTTGAAACACTTTGGGATTCACTTCCCTCTCCGGAATAG
- a CDS encoding M48 family metallopeptidase: protein MEISILGEKVEIQESSRARHLRVIVEVDGKVRAVMPVGYSERKLAAFFEEVRPRIEKKVLYFQKRKHKIHIKSSRADFLRLKKSALALAISRLEHFNQFYNFKYKKVSIRNQKTRWGSASRKGNLQFNYKIALLPPEHRDYIIVHELCHLGEFNHSRAFWALVAKQIPRWKELRKSLH from the coding sequence ATGGAAATTTCTATTTTGGGGGAGAAGGTAGAAATACAAGAAAGTTCGCGAGCTCGGCATTTGCGGGTTATTGTCGAAGTTGATGGGAAGGTAAGAGCAGTTATGCCGGTGGGGTATTCGGAGCGGAAACTTGCGGCGTTTTTCGAAGAGGTACGCCCCCGGATCGAGAAGAAAGTTTTGTATTTTCAAAAGAGGAAACACAAAATTCATATCAAATCGAGTCGAGCCGATTTTTTGCGCCTTAAAAAATCGGCGCTCGCGCTCGCAATCTCCCGGCTCGAACATTTCAATCAGTTTTACAATTTTAAATATAAAAAAGTTTCAATTCGTAACCAAAAAACCCGCTGGGGAAGCGCGTCGCGGAAAGGAAATCTTCAATTTAATTACAAAATCGCCCTTCTCCCGCCGGAGCATCGCGACTACATTATCGTCCACGAGCTTTGCCACTTGGGCGAGTTCAATCACTCCCGCGCATTTTGGGCATTGGTCGCAAAACAGATTCCTCGGTGGAAAGAGTTGCGGAAGAGTCTTCACTAG
- a CDS encoding MBL fold metallo-hydrolase, whose product MADRYGLFLGGVSGSGSPRVFQKMWFQGETLFKAPLERGRFGIHTTSLGIAAGDTGIFVDSGSGITDVAEFLKLLEVPSVYGLQTHEHKDHIDTLHRNPFLGQSAGMLKEYFWPRLLGQSADTFQRSFMDWPVGPVETKRPKIFMPESLLDLGAVKVATYLQNHGFDVVRKSPGFSLGFRVETARGTIVVATDHEIGQDPTYREKCAAFFSGAKILYHDLQYRAREYDGTVGICGGTPMPRKGWGHSTPEMLHEVVRLCKEPIGTLILGHHDPERHTGDLEKFEGEVQKLFTPLCAKVQFGREGKYYSL is encoded by the coding sequence ATGGCCGACAGGTACGGATTGTTTCTCGGAGGCGTGTCCGGTTCAGGCAGCCCGAGAGTGTTTCAGAAGATGTGGTTTCAAGGGGAGACGCTGTTCAAAGCTCCTCTCGAACGCGGTCGTTTCGGCATTCATACCACGTCGCTTGGAATCGCGGCGGGCGACACGGGGATCTTTGTGGATTCGGGAAGCGGCATTACTGACGTTGCTGAGTTTCTGAAGCTTCTCGAAGTTCCTTCTGTCTACGGACTTCAAACTCACGAACACAAGGACCATATCGATACGCTCCACAGAAATCCATTCTTAGGGCAATCGGCAGGAATGCTCAAAGAGTATTTCTGGCCGAGACTTCTCGGACAGTCTGCTGATACGTTCCAGAGATCGTTTATGGATTGGCCGGTCGGACCGGTGGAGACGAAAAGGCCGAAGATCTTTATGCCCGAATCTCTGCTCGATCTCGGCGCCGTGAAAGTGGCGACGTATTTGCAAAACCACGGCTTTGATGTGGTTCGCAAGTCTCCTGGTTTCTCTCTGGGTTTCAGAGTGGAGACGGCTCGGGGAACAATCGTTGTCGCTACAGATCATGAAATCGGACAGGACCCGACGTACCGAGAAAAATGCGCAGCATTTTTCTCGGGAGCAAAGATCCTCTATCACGATCTGCAGTACCGTGCTCGTGAGTATGATGGTACGGTCGGAATATGCGGTGGCACTCCGATGCCTCGAAAAGGCTGGGGGCATTCCACGCCTGAAATGCTTCACGAAGTCGTGAGGCTTTGTAAGGAGCCGATCGGCACTCTTATTCTCGGACACCATGATCCGGAGCGGCACACTGGGGACCTCGAAAAGTTTGAAGGCGAAGTCCAGAAACTTTTCACTCCTCTGTGCGCCAAGGTCCAATTTGGCCGGGAAGGTAAGTACTATAGTTTGTAA
- a CDS encoding carboxypeptidase-like regulatory domain-containing protein has translation MKFLSSTAKRIFFLSILILLGATFFAFGASASHTDGTIDSTNKYAKFYDTSLGTINFGVIGSTTPCTTDVVHVTDTLITGCVWGDRVGWINLTPPGCGVTNDGEGNLGNACPSGGAWGEQTGWVNFHPTFSGVAPVTIDSNGDFNGYAWSQNYGWIVFNKATHDLGVGNFKVSTDWRPASARAFQCSDSTDNDGDTIIDYPDDPGCSTGIDDDETDPVSTPTPSPTPGGSSGGGSTPTPTPVVTPTPTPTPVGETPTPTPFGATPTPIGGTPTPTPGPDEPTPTPIGATPTPGPGETPTPTTSGEPGVTPTPGPGAPTPTSEPFFPPLDLPPLPPLPPAVQNAIDAGATTVREVIKTPSGGVLTKVLPTVGVVTEAGAAAGAVFATPIVFSELIFLPLRLWSLLLGFFGLKKKKRQPWGVVYDSITKQPLDPAYVVLEDGKGEEITSSITDLDGRYGFLLEPGTYKLVANKTNYTFPSKALAGKTEDVLYKDLYFGEPIVVGQAGETVTKNIPLDPIKFDFNEFAKGKQQLTKFYSKHDVLIHRISNIFFYVGLVIAFAALLVAPEPYNIIVFVVYLFMLALKYFVFRPTPTGSLIDKETKFPLSFAIVRVFSVSLGREMTHRVADIHGRYYCLVPFGNYYVTVEKKNDDGTYTKVFTSPTIQAGKSGMIKESYTISTSGVLKDQTPPPPNPPTNPPLPPPTPPTPTPPTTPPAPLTPAPAPVPPTPAPVPLYAGNPDPTVQNKIPPASNPPIPPAPAV, from the coding sequence GTGAAGTTTCTTTCTTCTACGGCGAAACGTATCTTTTTTCTTTCCATACTGATCCTTTTGGGAGCAACTTTTTTTGCGTTCGGTGCGTCTGCTTCTCACACGGATGGGACAATTGATTCTACAAACAAGTATGCGAAATTTTACGACACGAGTCTCGGAACTATAAATTTTGGCGTGATCGGTTCTACAACGCCCTGTACGACAGATGTCGTGCATGTAACCGATACTCTCATTACAGGATGCGTGTGGGGAGACCGCGTGGGATGGATAAATCTGACACCACCTGGTTGCGGAGTAACAAACGATGGAGAAGGAAATTTGGGAAATGCTTGTCCGAGTGGTGGAGCCTGGGGGGAACAAACCGGATGGGTAAATTTTCATCCAACTTTCAGCGGGGTAGCGCCGGTGACCATTGACTCCAACGGAGATTTTAACGGATATGCGTGGAGCCAAAATTACGGCTGGATTGTTTTTAATAAAGCGACACACGATTTGGGAGTGGGGAATTTTAAAGTTTCTACTGACTGGAGACCCGCGAGTGCCCGAGCATTTCAATGTAGTGATAGTACTGATAATGATGGAGACACGATAATCGACTATCCGGATGATCCGGGTTGTTCGACTGGAATTGATGATGATGAAACTGATCCTGTTTCAACTCCAACTCCTTCGCCAACTCCAGGAGGTAGCAGCGGGGGCGGCAGTACACCGACTCCTACCCCCGTAGTTACTCCGACCCCCACCCCAACTCCGGTAGGTGAGACGCCGACCCCTACTCCATTTGGAGCAACTCCGACACCGATAGGCGGAACTCCAACACCAACCCCAGGTCCCGATGAACCTACGCCAACTCCAATCGGAGCGACACCGACTCCTGGGCCAGGCGAAACGCCGACACCAACAACATCAGGTGAGCCTGGAGTGACCCCAACTCCGGGTCCAGGGGCTCCGACGCCGACGTCAGAACCATTTTTCCCGCCTCTTGATCTCCCTCCGCTCCCTCCGCTTCCCCCTGCCGTACAGAATGCAATTGATGCTGGAGCAACTACTGTGAGAGAAGTAATCAAAACTCCTTCCGGCGGAGTGCTTACTAAAGTATTGCCGACTGTCGGAGTTGTTACGGAAGCGGGTGCTGCAGCAGGGGCTGTTTTTGCGACACCTATTGTGTTTTCAGAGCTTATCTTTTTGCCTCTTCGATTATGGAGCCTCCTTCTCGGTTTCTTTGGTCTGAAAAAGAAAAAACGCCAGCCGTGGGGAGTCGTCTACGACTCAATAACCAAACAGCCTCTCGATCCCGCATACGTTGTTCTTGAGGACGGGAAGGGTGAGGAAATCACTTCGTCAATCACCGACCTCGATGGCCGTTATGGATTTTTGCTTGAGCCTGGAACGTATAAACTGGTGGCAAATAAAACGAACTATACATTCCCTTCTAAGGCACTTGCAGGCAAGACAGAAGACGTTCTCTACAAAGACCTCTATTTCGGCGAGCCGATCGTTGTGGGCCAAGCGGGGGAGACGGTTACAAAAAATATTCCGCTCGACCCAATAAAATTCGACTTCAATGAATTTGCAAAAGGCAAGCAACAGCTTACGAAATTCTATTCAAAGCATGATGTTCTCATTCACAGAATTTCAAACATCTTTTTCTACGTCGGTCTTGTTATCGCTTTTGCCGCGCTTCTCGTTGCTCCAGAGCCTTACAATATTATTGTCTTCGTTGTGTACCTCTTTATGCTTGCTCTTAAATACTTTGTCTTCCGACCGACGCCGACTGGCAGTCTTATTGATAAAGAAACCAAGTTTCCACTTTCATTTGCAATCGTTCGCGTGTTTTCTGTAAGCCTTGGTCGAGAGATGACGCATCGAGTTGCCGATATTCACGGCAGATACTACTGTCTTGTTCCATTCGGGAACTACTACGTTACAGTTGAAAAGAAAAATGATGACGGAACATACACGAAAGTCTTCACTTCTCCAACCATTCAGGCAGGGAAGAGCGGAATGATCAAAGAGAGCTACACCATTTCAACTTCCGGAGTGCTGAAGGACCAAACTCCTCCTCCGCCCAACCCTCCAACAAATCCACCATTACCTCCGCCGACCCCACCAACACCTACACCACCGACGACTCCGCCTGCACCACTAACTCCGGCTCCTGCCCCAGTTCCGCCAACGCCAGCTCCCGTACCTCTCTATGCTGGAAATCCCGATCCAACAGTCCAAAACAAAATTCCACCAGCATCGAATCCGCCAATACCTCCAGCTCCTGCGGTCTAA
- the trmD gene encoding tRNA (guanosine(37)-N1)-methyltransferase TrmD, with protein sequence MNFSVITLFPDSFSSYLNESIIARAIREKKISVKFYNPRDFVPKSKRGGRDNNYARVDDKPYGGGPGMVMEAEPILKAVAKAKGNKKKVKIILFTPSGEKFTTKKASELAHKVGDVILICGRYEGIDARVQKILKAESISIGDYVLTGGELPAMVLIDSVSRQIPGVLGNFNSLEESRVSSSEVYTRPEVLTHKGKKYKVPKVLLSGHHGKIDEWRARK encoded by the coding sequence ATGAATTTCAGCGTTATTACTTTATTTCCCGACTCTTTTTCCTCATATCTCAATGAGTCTATTATCGCTCGCGCAATTCGAGAGAAGAAAATCTCTGTGAAATTTTACAATCCTCGGGATTTTGTACCTAAGAGCAAGCGGGGAGGCAGGGATAATAATTATGCTCGGGTGGACGATAAGCCATACGGTGGGGGACCAGGAATGGTGATGGAAGCTGAACCAATTTTGAAAGCTGTTGCAAAAGCAAAAGGGAACAAGAAGAAAGTAAAAATAATTTTATTTACGCCAAGCGGAGAAAAATTTACAACGAAAAAAGCAAGCGAACTAGCTCATAAAGTGGGGGATGTAATTCTTATCTGTGGGAGGTACGAAGGTATTGACGCACGAGTGCAGAAAATTCTCAAGGCTGAAAGTATTTCGATCGGCGATTATGTGTTAACTGGAGGAGAGTTGCCGGCGATGGTTCTCATTGATTCTGTCTCCCGTCAGATCCCAGGGGTACTAGGAAATTTCAATTCTCTCGAAGAATCCCGTGTTTCAAGCTCTGAAGTCTACACAAGGCCAGAAGTGCTCACTCATAAGGGTAAAAAATATAAGGTACCGAAAGTGCTTCTTTCTGGACATCACGGCAAGATTGACGAGTGGAGGGCGCGAAAATAA
- a CDS encoding class I SAM-dependent methyltransferase — translation MEEYISRIYEEALKRGYSGSKKEFIETEIKRSVVSEIPQLEDTLDTHFVTQAVTFGTDEPSYCELIGSEEVLRLRAVGEAKFLLLGSLGSYSAREFKNFAQKISQKIEPFVVDIDPVSVEKIKREWGNTENVMETDARNLPFGEEIFDYVFTNRLFHDLVRRSGHQRDIEIVFQEVSRVLKRGGSFVIAEDLYGNFAKKRDSTRMKRELISLAGKNSLKVLKTLDDLIEFPFTKERSSAKFDNDGKPNYGEAFLLKNFPGFTFGARFVKS, via the coding sequence ATGGAAGAATACATTTCCCGTATCTATGAAGAAGCTCTCAAACGCGGCTATAGCGGTAGCAAAAAAGAATTTATCGAAACAGAAATAAAACGAAGTGTGGTTTCGGAAATTCCGCAACTCGAGGACACGCTCGATACGCATTTTGTTACGCAAGCTGTCACTTTTGGAACCGACGAGCCGAGCTACTGCGAGCTCATAGGTTCAGAAGAAGTGTTACGACTTCGCGCAGTAGGCGAGGCAAAATTTCTTCTCCTGGGCTCGCTCGGGTCTTATTCTGCCCGCGAATTTAAAAATTTTGCACAAAAAATCTCCCAGAAAATAGAACCGTTTGTTGTTGATATTGATCCTGTATCCGTAGAGAAAATCAAAAGGGAATGGGGAAATACAGAAAATGTCATGGAGACAGACGCTCGCAACTTGCCCTTTGGCGAGGAAATTTTTGATTACGTTTTTACGAACAGGCTTTTTCATGATCTCGTGAGGCGAAGCGGACACCAAAGAGATATCGAAATTGTGTTTCAGGAAGTATCACGAGTACTGAAACGAGGTGGAAGTTTTGTTATCGCAGAAGATTTGTACGGAAATTTTGCAAAAAAGCGCGATAGTACAAGAATGAAAAGAGAACTTATCTCTCTGGCAGGAAAGAATAGTCTCAAGGTGCTGAAAACTCTGGATGATTTGATCGAGTTTCCATTCACCAAAGAGAGAAGTTCAGCAAAGTTTGATAATGACGGGAAACCGAATTACGGAGAAGCATTTCTTCTCAAAAATTTTCCAGGGTTTACTTTTGGTGCGAGGTTTGTGAAATCTTGA